One segment of Neoarius graeffei isolate fNeoGra1 chromosome 20, fNeoGra1.pri, whole genome shotgun sequence DNA contains the following:
- the si:ch211-139g16.8 gene encoding uncharacterized protein si:ch211-139g16.8, translating into MVLYLFFYIFFFTPGLSVSMCTVNVAQPQEHLDGRFNQSVNITCHVNISCPNKKPVVQWYVFTTDSYLQLDIKNQPKKYKLQGTDLHITWLSQSNNGVYYCAAFDNDSKNSGAQAIGTGTTLTVKENENDNNIGNILLIILVVLLSLYSLIILALFICIKTGRATLFNRRQTQSQSKGDSTRRVHFRVVVQELYSKRNLRRNKKNRHTEVSQENKVENPRSHTEREDVYQNLNRSR; encoded by the exons GACTCTCAGTGAGCATGTGCACTGTAAATGTCGCACAGCCCCAGGAGCATCTTGATGGGAGATTTAACCAGTCAGTCAACATCACCTGCCACGTCAACATATCCTGCCCAAACAAAAAACCTGTTGTGCAATGGTATGTGTTCACAACAGACTCCTATCTTCAACTGGATATAAAAAATCAGCCAAAGAAGTATAAATTGCAAGGCACAGACCTACACATCACCTGGCTCTCACAAAGCAATAATGGCGTGTATTACTGCGCTGCGTTTGACAATGATTCAAAAAACAGTGGTGCACAGGCTATTGGGACTGGCACAACACTGACAGTGAAAG AAAATGAAAATGACAATAACATTGGAAACATTCTGCTGATCATACTGGTGGTCTTACTGTCCCTCTATAGTTTAATCATCCTGGCTCTCTTCATCTGTATAAAG ACTGGACGAGCCACACTGTTTAACAGAAGACAAACTCAAAGCCAGAGCAAG GGTGACTCAACCAGGAGAGTCCACTTCAGAGTTGTGGTGCAAGAACTGTACAGCAAGCGGAACTTGCGAAGAAACAAGAAAAACAGGCACACTGAAGTTTCACAGGAAAATAAG GTTGAAAATCCACGGTCCCACACTGAGAGAGAAGACGTATACCAAAACCTGAACAGGTCCCGATAA